The proteins below come from a single Oncorhynchus keta strain PuntledgeMale-10-30-2019 chromosome 32, Oket_V2, whole genome shotgun sequence genomic window:
- the LOC118364979 gene encoding beta-2-glycoprotein 1-like — protein MNPTLALLLLCQLALHTSVTSKKVCGRPPVTDGIDALGLKRVYEIGEEVTLACERGYTPGTGKTARITCSASGEWTKLDLVCSPKMCPLPKPMQKPGMIDVPFKSVLNYTCDDGYVMIGANESVCLHDGTLSAPPPMCKAVSCALPQAPKHGKIVYDNKKFTGNEIQYGQSWTYECLPPRAPIGNERGSCLASGNVTEPPVCKEVSCSIPPTIDHGIITFAVMREAGYKEKVKYQCQEHYVLDGSEEIQCQNTGNWSALPVCRAPCKVNINRGRIFYNAKKIWIGDLKPNRVLHGEPVVFYCLNKELKCGIPVASQCIDGTLNTPECFKEPGKMEYTLKPKSLPSEIAMCQADLTK, from the exons ATGAACCCAACCTTGGCTTTGCTGCTGCTCTGTCAGCTTGCCTTGCATACGTCAGTGACATCCAAGAAAG TGTGCGGCCGTCCGCCTGTGACCGACGGCATCGATGCATTGGGTCTGAAGCGCGTGTATGAGATTGGAGAAGAGGTGACCCTGGCGTGCGAGCGTGGATACACACCTGGGACCGGCAAGACTGCCAGGATCACCTGCTCTGCCTCGGGAGAGTGGACCAAACTGGACCTTGTGTGTTCTC CAAAGATGTGCCCTCTCCCCAAGCCTATGCAAAAGCCAGGGATGATTGACGTGCCATTCAAGAGTGTACTCAACTACACATGTGATGACGG GTACGTCATGATAGGAGCCAATGAGAGCGTGTGTTTACACGATGGTACCCTCAGTGCACCACCACCAATGTGTAAAG CTGTGAGTTGTGCTCTGCCTCAAGCACCGAAGCATGGTAAAATTGTCTATGACAATAAGAAGTTCACTGGCAATGAAATCCAGTACGGACAGAGTTGGACGTATGAGTGTTTGCCGCCAAGAGCTCCCATTGGCAACGAGAGAGGATCGTGTCTGGCCAGTGGAAACGTGACTGAGCCACCGGTATGCAAGG AGGTGAGTTGCTCCATCCCACCAACGATAGACCACGGCATCATCACCTTTGCTGTGATGAGGGAGGCCGGCTACAAGGAGAAGGTCAAGTACCAGTGCCAGGAACACTACGTTCTGGACGGCTCTGAGGAAATACAGTGTCAGAATACAGGCAACTGGTCCGCTTTGCCCGTTTGTAGAG CCCCCTGTAAAGTTAACATCAACAGAGGTCGCATCTTCTACAACGCCAAGAAGATCTGGATTGGTGATCTGAAACCCAATCGAGTCCTTCATGGGGAGCCTGTTGTGTTCTACTGTCTGAACAAGGAGTTGAAGTGTGGCATTCCAGTAGCAAGTCAGTGCATCGACGGCACACTCAATACCCCAGAATGCTTTAAAG AACCAGGCAAGATGGAGTACACCCTCAAGCCCAAATCACTTCCATCTGAGATTGCGATGTGTCAAGCCGACCTAACAAAATAA